A region from the Arachis ipaensis cultivar K30076 chromosome B01, Araip1.1, whole genome shotgun sequence genome encodes:
- the LOC107628739 gene encoding protein PHYLLO, chloroplastic isoform X4, whose translation MISLTAARFSSVPTFFILSPSSSPFIFVGARRRPSPPKRTVAAGARMGGGARFDGPVPVSGDIEENDVVFEHCVTRTLPPAVTLEEGLRKIKDSIETLKLSPPRSSTGFLRFQVAVPPSPKALNWFCSQPELSGVYPLIYLSKNVDNPTLKSLYVNGSRGLFGIGSAVSFSRSSSGKPSMIKRYISSDSTHIVAYGFVDINFDSDSISMNIEDGSFYFFIPEIELDELECISILTVTLAWNDFSLSTFEEALHSLEISLNQIMCYTWSGSDTLKLKSVRSGLRKLNLVEDRAIARVYMNTITPGRRESVVDILELKESPSSSQFCVRLSATHAVSHNMLDQSNKLSSSLIECANINAVWASLIVEECSRLGLTYFCVAPGSRSSPLAVAASSHKLITCISCFDERSLAFHAVGYARGSHVPAVVITSSGTAVSNLLPAVVEASQDFVPLLLLTADRPPELLDCGANQAIDQVNHFGVYVRYFFNLPAPTDQILTNMVLTTLDSAIHRAITSPCGPVHINCPFREPLESTPRKWRLSCLNGLDLWISNAEPFTKYIHMRPSCIDAVGEMMEVIGLMQKGKHGLILFGAIHTEDEMWAALLLAKHLCWPVFADILSGLRLKKILTSFPDIERNFLFIDNLDHALLSDSVKGLLEIDVVIQLGSRITSKRVCQILEERAPFPYIVVDKHPLRHDPSHIVTHRIQTTIVDFVGFLVKAEFPHTERIWSTSLQLLSKMVEWEILFQINAECSLTEPYVAHMMSDALSSESALFLGNSMPIRDVDMYGLGWSTSNPSVASIMLNSDLPVNLMRVAGNRGASGIDGLLSTAIGFAVGSNKRVFCLVGDISLLHDTNSLAILYQRKLRKPMTIFVVNNHGGAIFSLLPLADKVEPSILHQYFYTSHNIFIQGLCMAHGIKHLHVKTKAEFEDALRLAQHEQVDCMVEIDSSIDANANFHSILRKHSLGAVKDAMRYIPNPGAIKDQHYLYKIRTMECLRYRFALSAPPTSASVGDNHDEFYREGFIISLILEDGSVGFGEVAPIEIHRENLVDAEYQLRFLVHIMRQVNISCFLSLLKGTFSYWIWNELGIVPSSIFPSVRCGLEMAILNAIAAAKGSNLLNLLHPPISEKDECETSSVQVCALLDSNGSPTDVANVAATLVEEGFSAIKLKVARRYNPTQDAMVIKEVRKKVGCQIIIRADANRKWTYEEAMEFSSLVKDCNLQFIEEPVQDEDDIVKFCEESGLPVALDETIDKIQENPLGTLVKFTHPGIVAVVIKPSVVGGFENAALIGRWAHQLGKMAVVSAAFESSLSLSAYAQFSSYLDMLSFDTVNKLHGKKVPSVAHGLGTYRWLKEDATINPVLIGRNPHSGIVEASVPNASRLLHNFQINQNVICDIIDEEQVLKYQLKLELSSLSCSFEVQETGQKTNQM comes from the exons GTGGCTGTGCCTCCAAGTCCTAAGGCATTGAATTGGTTTTGCAGTCAACCGGAGTTGTCCGGAGTGTATCCTCTTATATACCTGTCAAAGAATGTTGATAATCCAACCTTGAAATCGCTGTATGTGAATGGAAGCCGTGGTCTCTTTGGCATTGGCTCTGCTGTTTCTTTTTCACGTTCATCCAGTGGAAAGCCTAGTATGATCAAAAG GTACATCTCTTCTGATTCAACACATATAGTGGCCTACGGTTTTGTGGATATTAATTTTGATAGTGACTCGATTTCCATGAATATTGAGGAtggttctttttattttttcattcctGAG ATTGAGTTAGATGAGTTGGAGTGCATTTCCATTTTGACGGTGACACTAGCATGGAATGACTTTTCCCTCTCCACTTTTGAGGAAGCCCTTCATTCACTTGAAATTTCTCTAAACCAG ATTATGTGTTATACCTGGTCCGGTAGTGACACATTGAAACTAAAAAGCGTAAGATCTGGCCTCAGAAAACTGAATTTGGTAGAAGATAGAGCTATTGCAAGG GTCTACATGAACACTATCACACCTGGAAGAAGAGAAAGCGTGGTTGACATCTTGGAACTG AAAGAGTCTCCATCTTCCAGTCAATTCTGTGTCAGGCTTTCAGCAACCCATGCCGTTTCACATAACATG TTGGATCAATCCAATAAATTATCATCCTCACTAATTGAGTGCGCCAATATCAATGCTGTATGGGCATCATTAATTGTtgaagaatgctcaaggctgggTTTGACG tatttttgtGTAGCACCGGGATCTCGGTCTTCCCCTCTTGCTGTTGCTGCTTCAAGTCACAAGTTAATCACATGTATTTCATGCTTTGATGAGCGTTCACTTGCTTTTCATGCTGTTGGATATGCAAGAGGGTCTCACGTGCCGGCAGTAGTCATCACATCATCTGGAACTGCAGTTTCAAACCTTCTTCCTGCG GTTGTGGAGGCTAGTCAAGATTTTGTACCACTTCTTTTACTTACAGCAGATCGACCTCCAGAGCTGCTAGATTGTGGAGCTAACCAGGCAATTGATCAG GTGAACCATTTTGGTGTTTATGTGAGATATTTCTTCAATCTTCCTGCACCAACAGACCAAATTCTTACGAATATGGTACTTACCACTCTTGATTCTGCTATACATCGGGCAATAACTTCACCGTGTGGTCCTGTGCATATTAACTGCCCTTTCAGAGAGCCTTTGGAGAGCACTCCACGTAAATGGAGGTTAAGCTGTTTAAACGGGCTGGACCTCTGGATCAGTAATGCTGAACCATTTACCAAGTACATTCATATGCGACCATCTTGTATAGATGCTGTAGGAGAAATGATGGAAGTTATAGGCCTGATGCAAAAAGGCAAACATGGTCTTATATTATTTGGTGCAATCCATACAGAGGATGAGATGTGGGCTGCGCTGCTTTTGGCTAAACACCTCTGTTGGCCTGTTTTTGCTGATATTTTGTCAGGGTTGCGCTTGAAAAAGATCTTAACTTCTTTTCCTGATATTGAAAGAAACTTTTTATTTATTGATAATCTTGATCATGCTCTACTCTCAGATTCTGTCAAGGGCTTGTTGGAGATTGATGTGGTTATTCAG TTGGGAAGTAGGATAACTAGCAAACGAGTTTGTCAAATTCTAGAGGAGCGTGCTCCTTTTCCATATATTGTGGTTGACAAGCATCCACTTCGTCATGATCCATCACATATTGTAACCCACCGGATACAAACTaccattgttgattttgtgggtTTTTTAGTTAAGGCTGAATTCCCCCATACAGAGCGCATATGGAGCACTTCATTACAACTGTTGAGTAAAATG GTTGAATGGGAGATACTGTTTCAAATCAATGCTGAGTGCTCCCTGACTGAACCTTATGTGGCACATATGATGTCAGATGCTCTTTCTTCTGAGTCTGCTCTTTTCCTTGGTAACAGTATGCCCATTCGTGATGTAGATATGTATGGACTTGGTTGGTCTACAAGCAACCCAAGTGTTGCATCTATCATGTTAAACTCAGACCTACCAGTTAACTTGATGAGGGTGGCTGGTAACAGGGGGGCTAGTGGTATTGATGGATTACTTAGCACGGCCATTGGGTTTGCCGTGGGAAGCAATAAAAGG GTGTTCTGTTTAGTTGGAGACATTTCTTTATTGCATGATACAAACAGTTTGGCAATTTTGTATCAAAG GAAATTACGGAAACCAATGACCATTTTTGTGGTAAATAATCACGGAGGAGCAATTTTCAGTCTTCTTCCATTGGCAGATAAAGTTGAGCCTAGTATCCTTCATCAATACTTCTATACCTCTCATAACATATTTATCCAAGGGCTATGCATGGCACATGG AATCAAACATTTGCACGTGAAGACCAAGGCAGAATTTGAAGATGCTTTACGTTTAGCTCAACATGAGCAAGTGGATTGTATGGTTGAAATTGATAGTTCAATCGATGCCAATGCTAATTTTCACAG TATTTTGAGAAAACACTCTCTGGGTGCTGTGAAAGATGCTATGAGGTACATCCCAAATCCCGGTGCTATTAAAGATCAGCATTATTTGTACAAAATTCGTACAATGGAGTGTTTGAGATATAG ATTTGCACTAAGTGCACCACCAACATCAGCATCTGTTGGTGATAATCATGATGAATTCTATAGAGAAGGATTTATCATATCTTTAATTCTTGAAGATGGAAGTGTTGGTTTTGGTGAG GTTGCTCCGATTGAGATCCACAGAGAAAATTTGGTAGATGCAGAATATCAACTTAGGTTCCTTGTTCATATCATGCGACAAGTTAATATTAGTTGCTTCCTCTCTCTATTGAAGGGCACATTTTCATATTGGATTTGGAATGAGTTGGGAATTGTG CCATCTTCTATTTTTCCTAGTGTTAGATGTGGTTTGGAAATGGCTATCCTCAATGCCATAGCTGCTGCAAAAGGCTCCAACTTGTTGAACCTACTTCATCCTCCTATAAGTGAAAAAGATGAATGTGAAACATCATCAGTTCAGGTTTGTGCACTACTTGATTCAAATGGATCTCCAACAGATGTTGCTAATGTTGCTGCCACATTAGTCGAGGAAGGATTTTCTGCAATCAAACTCaag GTAGCACGTCGGTATAACCCAACGCAAGATGCCATGGTAATAAAAGAGGTGCGAAAGAAAGTCGGATGCCAGATAATCATACGAGCTGATGCAAATCGGAAGTGGACTTATGAAGAAGCTATGGAGTTCAGCTCTTTGGTTAAGGATTGCAACTTACAGTTTATTGAG GAGCCTGTTCAGGATGAAGACGATATAGTCAAGTTCTGTGAAGAAAGTGGCTTACCTGTTGCACTAGATGAGACCATAGATAAAATTCAAGAAAATCCCCTGGGAACGCTAGTAAAATTTACTCATCCGGGAATAGTTGCTGTT gtTATCAAACCAAGTGTTGTTgggggttttgagaatgctgcATTAATTGGACGATGGGCACACCAGCTGGGGAAGATGGCTGTTGTCAGTGCTGCATTTGAAAGCAGTCTAAGTCTATCTGCATATGCACAGTTTTCTAGTTATCTTGATATGCTAAGTTTTGATACAGTGAACAAGTTACATGGTAAGAAAGTTCCTTCTGTAGCCCATGGTCTTGGAACCTACCGTTGGCTAAAGGAAGATGCAACAATTAATCCAGTTTTAATTGGCCGTAATCCACATAGTGGTATTGTTGAAGCATCTGTACCAAATGCTAGTAGGCTGCTACATAATTTCCAAATCAACCAAAATGTCATATGTGATATTATTGATGAGGAGCAAGTTCTTAAATACCAACTGAAATTAGAGCTTAGTAGTTTATCTTGTTCTTTTGAGGTTCAAGAAACTGGCCAAAAAACAAAT CAAATGTAG